A genomic segment from Ruegeria sp. TM1040 encodes:
- a CDS encoding glycosyltransferase family 2 protein: MTESVSIVIPTFNRAEMLPKAIDSALAQTHSCEVIVVDHGSTDSTPEVAASYGDKITYVRRDRDFGPHFCWLDGILHANSTYVHLQYDDDWIAETFIEKCLSVMGEDVGFAFSGAEVIDDKSGRQMMTQFLEWLPQTGTFDNHLAEEKIVGSLISPGAALFRKQVLIDALYQGRLPLQTSEYHGVGPDIFASLLSMLRYPRVGFVKEPLASFRAHDGSITIDAFKDAQKKRDIAAAYNEVRAYYVELKAMQMVRAAQ, from the coding sequence ATGACTGAGTCCGTATCCATTGTCATCCCGACGTTTAACCGCGCAGAGATGCTCCCCAAGGCGATCGACAGCGCCTTGGCGCAGACCCATAGCTGCGAGGTGATTGTGGTCGACCATGGGTCCACCGACAGCACCCCCGAGGTGGCAGCCTCTTATGGCGACAAGATCACCTATGTGCGGCGCGATCGCGATTTTGGACCACATTTCTGCTGGTTGGATGGCATTTTGCATGCAAACAGCACCTATGTTCATCTGCAATATGACGACGATTGGATCGCCGAGACCTTTATCGAAAAGTGCCTGAGTGTCATGGGTGAGGATGTGGGCTTTGCCTTCAGTGGGGCCGAAGTGATCGACGATAAGAGCGGTCGCCAGATGATGACGCAGTTTCTGGAATGGCTGCCCCAGACCGGCACTTTCGACAATCATCTCGCCGAGGAGAAAATCGTCGGCTCGCTGATTTCGCCGGGTGCGGCGCTCTTTCGTAAGCAGGTGCTGATCGATGCGCTTTATCAGGGCCGCCTGCCACTGCAGACCAGTGAGTATCATGGGGTGGGGCCAGATATTTTTGCCTCACTCCTGTCGATGTTGCGCTACCCGCGTGTCGGATTTGTCAAGGAGCCCCTTGCCAGTTTCCGCGCCCATGACGGCAGCATCACCATCGATGCATTCAAGGATGCACAAAAGAAACGCGACATTGCGGCCGCCTACAACGAGGTGCGCGCCTACTATGTCGAATTGAAAGCCATGCAGATGGTGAGGGCCGCGCAGTGA
- a CDS encoding glycosyltransferase family 2 protein translates to MRLSSHNLPDTTAPSRPHVTVFCAVWHKQPNKLELLKSHWDNLKRQSIPVEPCYIFDNGDTAPEWLAAPWHSFSEPLTIYEAWAAGVALARTRFVMNLNMDDRLSTDAAEMMLRGLLQTDTALIGGEWIIQFDHAFQTEVFGSSDPKQTCFEPAWPPAPIEGDKRLRLGSGTGERGTLGPATLWDLEKTQRWYPTHFGNRDPILSIGDAIFWQHLHKKKLRTARLPLVIGRYFSSPDAQAEFRPHNDEENLRTHGVHEVSFAQSITATRNAMPQPAPQGASPFPKSRNAIENESQALALKYLGLLGHGTPAASHPRA, encoded by the coding sequence ATGCGGTTATCATCTCACAACCTCCCTGATACGACTGCGCCGTCGCGCCCACATGTGACCGTGTTTTGTGCGGTCTGGCACAAACAGCCAAACAAGCTGGAGTTGCTGAAATCCCATTGGGACAATCTAAAACGGCAAAGCATCCCGGTAGAGCCTTGTTATATTTTCGACAATGGGGACACCGCGCCCGAATGGCTGGCCGCACCGTGGCACTCCTTCTCCGAGCCTCTGACCATCTACGAGGCATGGGCAGCAGGGGTGGCGCTTGCGCGCACCCGGTTCGTCATGAACCTCAACATGGATGACCGGCTGAGCACGGATGCGGCTGAAATGATGCTGCGCGGGCTTTTGCAGACGGATACAGCCTTGATTGGCGGTGAATGGATCATCCAGTTCGACCACGCGTTTCAGACGGAGGTCTTTGGGTCGAGCGATCCTAAACAAACCTGTTTTGAGCCCGCTTGGCCCCCCGCTCCGATTGAGGGCGATAAACGTTTGCGCCTCGGAAGCGGCACGGGCGAGCGGGGTACGCTTGGGCCTGCAACGCTTTGGGATCTTGAGAAAACTCAGCGCTGGTATCCAACTCATTTCGGCAATCGCGACCCGATCCTGTCGATTGGCGATGCGATTTTCTGGCAGCATCTGCACAAGAAAAAACTGCGCACCGCGCGGCTGCCTCTGGTTATTGGGCGGTATTTTTCCTCACCGGATGCGCAGGCCGAGTTCCGCCCGCACAATGACGAGGAAAACCTGCGCACCCATGGTGTGCATGAGGTGTCTTTTGCCCAGAGCATAACAGCCACACGGAACGCGATGCCCCAACCGGCACCGCAAGGCGCGTCCCCGTTTCCAAAATCGCGCAACGCAATAGAAAACGAAAGCCAGGCTCTCGCGCTAAAATATCTTGGTCTTCTGGGCCATGGCACTCCGGCCGCGTCACATCCCCGAGCATGA
- a CDS encoding methyl-accepting chemotaxis protein translates to MLFKKSKTAASSSLNDDQKLRAMIENTQAVIEFKVDGTIIRANKVFLDTLGYTLEEIEGQHHSMFVYPSFVRKDAYKQMWRDLAAGNPLTDQFPRLRKDGEVVWIQATYAPFFNEDGTVDRIVKIASNITKRRMEILGIAAALEQLRNGDLTYRCAPSDIDDIGRLSTAYNEAVSSLQNTIRTVREVADGVTRTAGQLNDSSSELSQRTENQAATLEETAAAVEELTATVRSSADGAREVEDNVRQARVTAEKSGQVVSDAVKAMSKIEESSQSISKIISVIDDIAFQTNLLALNAGVEAARAGEAGRGFAVVASEVRNLALRSADAAGEIKGLIDQSATHVSDGVTLVGRTGTELEAIISSVNSISENVSVIARGAEEQAVTLSEINSGIGHLDEVTQNNVAMVEETTGASQTLASDASVMSKEIANFVSEGEIKIAKHVAPIPNTPPPTVEPELELRTGT, encoded by the coding sequence ATGCTTTTTAAGAAGTCCAAAACCGCTGCGTCCTCCAGCCTGAATGACGATCAGAAGCTGCGCGCGATGATCGAAAACACCCAGGCCGTCATCGAGTTCAAGGTCGATGGGACCATCATTCGCGCAAACAAGGTCTTTTTGGACACGCTGGGCTACACGCTTGAGGAAATCGAGGGCCAACACCACAGCATGTTTGTCTATCCGAGTTTTGTGAGAAAAGACGCCTACAAGCAGATGTGGCGCGATCTGGCTGCGGGCAATCCGCTGACGGATCAGTTTCCGAGGCTGCGCAAGGACGGAGAAGTTGTTTGGATTCAAGCAACCTACGCGCCGTTCTTCAATGAAGATGGGACCGTCGACCGGATCGTGAAAATCGCGTCCAACATCACCAAGCGCCGAATGGAAATTCTTGGAATTGCCGCCGCGCTGGAACAACTGAGAAACGGTGATTTGACCTATCGATGCGCCCCCTCCGACATCGATGACATCGGGCGTCTCTCCACAGCCTATAACGAGGCTGTCAGCTCTCTGCAAAACACCATTCGCACGGTGCGCGAAGTGGCAGATGGCGTCACACGCACGGCGGGTCAGTTGAATGACTCCTCCTCTGAACTGTCGCAACGCACGGAAAATCAGGCGGCGACACTGGAGGAAACAGCCGCCGCAGTCGAGGAGTTGACAGCAACCGTCCGCTCTTCGGCGGATGGCGCACGCGAAGTCGAGGACAATGTTCGCCAGGCCCGCGTGACCGCTGAGAAAAGCGGCCAGGTCGTCAGTGACGCTGTAAAAGCAATGTCCAAGATCGAAGAATCCTCGCAAAGCATTTCAAAGATCATCTCCGTGATCGACGACATCGCCTTTCAGACCAACCTGCTGGCCTTGAACGCTGGCGTCGAAGCTGCGCGCGCAGGCGAAGCGGGGCGCGGATTTGCCGTGGTTGCCTCCGAGGTCCGAAATCTAGCGCTTCGCTCTGCGGATGCCGCTGGTGAAATCAAAGGCTTGATCGATCAAAGCGCCACCCATGTCTCTGACGGCGTGACCCTGGTGGGCCGCACCGGCACAGAACTCGAGGCGATCATCAGCAGCGTGAACTCGATTTCTGAGAACGTCAGCGTCATCGCACGCGGAGCCGAGGAACAAGCCGTAACGCTCAGCGAAATCAACAGCGGCATCGGTCATCTTGATGAGGTGACACAAAACAACGTCGCTATGGTGGAAGAGACCACTGGCGCAAGCCAGACCCTCGCCAGCGATGCCTCGGTGATGTCGAAAGAGATCGCGAATTTTGTATCCGAGGGCGAAATCAAGATCGCAAAACATGTCGCGCCGATCCCGAACACGCCGCCGCCAACCGTGGAACCTGAACTGGAACTGCGCACCGGCACCTAG
- a CDS encoding NAD-dependent epimerase/dehydratase family protein produces MSQPLRIFLTGSGGILGRHVSTALLAHAPGAQVLRNTADLTDLAATTRVVQRAGPLDLVIHLAALVPVDEVCADPARGYAVNAGGTINLLAALAAAEVGQATPARLLHCSSGHVYAAQDRPISEEDPTDPVSVYGKTKLMGEQAARDICAQVGRALCVARLFSIHDPAQEGNYLRPSLERRLAKASPETEFELYGAGSLRDFLTAEAAAQQLVRLAISSFEGVVNLGSGRAQTVAEFAQSFAPFPLKIKAMGADNNLVPDVSLLHDILGEAND; encoded by the coding sequence ATGAGCCAGCCCCTTCGCATATTTCTGACCGGCAGTGGCGGCATCCTTGGCAGGCATGTTTCAACCGCGCTCCTGGCTCATGCGCCAGGCGCGCAGGTTTTGCGCAATACTGCGGATCTCACGGATTTGGCCGCGACCACGCGGGTGGTGCAGAGGGCAGGCCCGCTTGATCTGGTGATCCATCTCGCTGCTTTGGTTCCCGTGGACGAGGTCTGCGCTGATCCGGCGCGCGGCTATGCTGTCAACGCGGGCGGAACGATCAATCTACTCGCCGCTTTGGCTGCTGCAGAAGTAGGGCAGGCGACACCTGCGCGCCTGCTGCATTGCTCGTCCGGTCATGTCTACGCCGCCCAGGACCGCCCCATCTCTGAGGAGGATCCAACAGATCCGGTCTCGGTCTATGGAAAGACCAAACTGATGGGAGAACAGGCCGCTCGCGACATCTGCGCCCAAGTCGGGCGCGCTCTCTGCGTGGCGCGTCTATTCTCGATCCATGATCCTGCGCAGGAGGGAAACTACCTGCGCCCATCACTGGAACGTCGCCTTGCAAAAGCCAGCCCAGAAACGGAATTCGAACTATATGGTGCTGGCAGCTTGCGCGATTTCCTCACCGCTGAGGCGGCTGCGCAGCAGCTTGTGCGCCTGGCTATTTCTTCCTTTGAAGGGGTGGTGAACCTCGGTTCCGGTCGCGCCCAGACTGTCGCCGAGTTCGCCCAGAGCTTTGCGCCTTTTCCTCTCAAAATCAAAGCCATGGGAGCCGATAACAATCTGGTTCCCGACGTCTCCCTCCTGCATGACATCCTTGGAGAAGCAAATGACTGA
- a CDS encoding GDP-L-fucose synthase family protein: MTSEQVFDLRGKRIFVAGHRGMVGGAVLRRLAEEDCEVVTAGREDLDLTRQQAVMEWMAATRPDAIIMAAARVGGIKANSDYPVDFLLQNLQIETNLAEAAHAADVQRFLFLGSSCIYPKFAPQPIPEASLLTGALEPSNEWYAVAKIAGIKLMQAYRQQYGRDWISAMPTNLYGPGDNYDLETSHVLPALLHKFHTARLTGADQVTLWGSGTPLREFLHCDDLADALVFLLKHYSGADHVNVGSGKEISIRALAELIAEIVGVSPELVFDSSKPDGTPRKLMDSARLAAMGWSGARPLRDGIAETYAAFVAQLDSVEA, translated from the coding sequence ATGACATCTGAACAGGTGTTTGATCTACGGGGAAAGCGCATTTTTGTGGCTGGTCATCGTGGAATGGTCGGCGGTGCGGTCTTGCGACGGCTGGCCGAAGAAGACTGTGAGGTCGTGACTGCCGGCCGCGAGGATCTGGATCTTACGCGGCAACAGGCAGTGATGGAGTGGATGGCCGCAACCCGTCCGGATGCCATCATCATGGCTGCAGCACGGGTCGGGGGTATCAAGGCGAACAGCGACTATCCCGTTGATTTCCTGTTGCAAAACCTTCAGATCGAAACCAATCTTGCCGAGGCTGCACATGCTGCAGATGTCCAGCGTTTCCTGTTTCTGGGCTCTTCCTGCATCTATCCGAAATTCGCCCCGCAACCCATTCCCGAGGCAAGCCTGCTGACTGGCGCGCTCGAGCCGAGCAACGAATGGTACGCGGTGGCCAAGATCGCAGGCATCAAGCTGATGCAGGCCTATCGCCAGCAATACGGGCGGGATTGGATTTCGGCGATGCCCACCAATCTCTATGGGCCGGGGGACAACTATGATCTTGAGACCAGTCATGTGCTGCCCGCTCTGTTGCACAAGTTCCATACTGCTCGTTTGACGGGGGCGGATCAGGTCACGCTCTGGGGGTCGGGCACTCCGCTGCGCGAGTTTCTTCATTGCGACGATCTGGCCGATGCGCTGGTGTTCTTGCTGAAACACTATTCGGGTGCGGACCATGTCAATGTTGGCTCGGGCAAGGAAATCAGCATTCGCGCGCTCGCCGAACTCATTGCCGAGATCGTGGGTGTGAGCCCCGAGTTGGTTTTTGACAGCTCAAAGCCAGATGGAACGCCGCGCAAGCTGATGGACAGCGCGCGTTTGGCGGCCATGGGCTGGTCTGGCGCACGCCCCCTGCGCGACGGGATCGCAGAAACCTACGCGGCGTTTGTGGCGCAACTGGACAGCGTTGAAGCCTGA
- the gmd gene encoding GDP-mannose 4,6-dehydratase: MTKRALITGVTGQDGSYLAEFLLEKGYEVHGIKRRASSFNTSRIDHIYQDPHTDRARFKLHYGDLADTSNLTRILREVEPDEVYNLGAQSHVAVSFEAPEYTADVDAIGTLRLLEAIRFLGLEQKTRFYQASTSELYGLVQETPQRETTPFHPRSPYAVAKMYAYWITVNYREAYGLYACNGILFNHESPRRGETFVTRKITRGLANIAQGLEPCLYMGNIDSLRDWGHAKDYVRMQWMMLQQDTPEDFVIATGKQSSVREFIIWSAAELGIELEFSGKGVDEVATVTAINGDAAPALRVGDIVMRIDPRYFRPAEVDTLLGDPTKAKEKLGWVPEITAQEMCAEMIEEDLKTARRHALLKEHGYDLPVCIGE; encoded by the coding sequence ATGACCAAACGTGCGCTCATCACCGGGGTCACCGGTCAAGACGGCTCTTACCTGGCAGAGTTCCTGCTGGAGAAGGGCTATGAGGTGCATGGCATTAAGCGCCGCGCCTCATCCTTCAACACCAGCCGTATCGACCATATCTATCAGGATCCGCACACGGATCGGGCGCGCTTCAAGCTGCATTATGGAGATCTGGCCGACACTTCCAACCTGACGCGGATCTTGCGCGAGGTCGAACCGGATGAGGTGTATAACCTCGGTGCGCAATCTCATGTCGCGGTGTCTTTTGAGGCTCCGGAATACACGGCAGATGTGGATGCCATTGGCACACTGCGCCTCTTGGAGGCGATCCGTTTCCTCGGTCTTGAGCAGAAGACCCGGTTTTATCAGGCCTCGACATCTGAGCTCTATGGTCTGGTGCAGGAGACGCCGCAACGCGAAACGACTCCGTTTCACCCCCGCTCGCCCTATGCGGTGGCCAAGATGTACGCCTATTGGATCACGGTGAACTACCGCGAGGCTTATGGCCTTTACGCTTGTAACGGCATTCTGTTCAACCATGAGAGCCCGCGCCGGGGTGAGACATTTGTGACCCGCAAGATCACCCGCGGCCTTGCCAATATCGCACAGGGGCTCGAGCCCTGCCTTTACATGGGCAATATCGACAGCCTGCGGGATTGGGGTCATGCCAAGGACTATGTGCGCATGCAGTGGATGATGCTGCAGCAAGACACGCCCGAGGATTTCGTGATCGCCACGGGCAAGCAATCTTCCGTGCGGGAGTTCATCATCTGGTCGGCAGCGGAACTCGGGATTGAGCTCGAGTTTTCCGGCAAGGGCGTGGACGAGGTGGCAACTGTCACCGCGATCAACGGTGATGCCGCACCCGCGCTCAGGGTGGGCGATATTGTCATGCGTATTGATCCGCGGTACTTCCGTCCGGCCGAGGTCGACACGCTCCTTGGAGATCCGACAAAGGCGAAGGAAAAACTCGGCTGGGTGCCGGAGATCACGGCGCAGGAGATGTGCGCGGAAATGATTGAGGAAGACCTGAAAACCGCGCGCCGTCATGCCCTTTTGAAAGAACATGGCTATGATCTGCCGGTCTGCATCGGGGAGTAA
- a CDS encoding ATP-binding protein — protein MKLSDLKHYVPRLPSGIYGRAALILLMPVVALQLVVAFVFIRRDLEDITQQMAYTVARELNVISDQIATAESPEAALSDLQPMLQRLNFQMRFISAEEPTPQNSIPFEDLSGRFVRDSMVGYLPQFQSIRFTRSHASYIMIDTKFGLAEVKFSRRRVTVAAPHQLIVITVLFGFMLVVIAMAYMRNQLRPIKRLADAAEAFGRGRVIPYHPRGATEVRAAGAAFNDMRARIDRQIEQRTLMLSGVSHDLRTPLTRLKLSLSMLDDEEAEPMLQDVKEMEAMVDAFLDFSRGVTTSAMEETDPCKLVEEAVENWTRQGKTVHLVETVGNRRVPLRAAAVRRALDNLISNAVRYGTRARVSVAVMQKSLRIRVEDDGPGIPEALRGDAMRPFTRLDPARNQDLGTGVGLGLAIVADIARAHGGTLRLGTSEELGGLQADIVIAL, from the coding sequence ATGAAACTCTCTGATCTCAAACACTATGTACCGCGCCTTCCCAGCGGGATCTACGGCCGGGCGGCGCTTATTCTGTTGATGCCGGTGGTGGCTTTACAACTGGTGGTGGCCTTTGTGTTCATTCGCCGAGACCTTGAGGACATCACGCAGCAAATGGCCTACACTGTTGCGCGCGAGCTCAATGTCATCAGCGATCAGATCGCCACCGCAGAAAGTCCCGAAGCGGCCCTGAGTGACCTTCAGCCGATGTTGCAGCGGCTCAATTTTCAGATGCGTTTTATCTCTGCCGAGGAGCCCACGCCGCAGAACTCCATTCCGTTTGAGGATCTGTCTGGCCGTTTTGTGCGCGACTCCATGGTGGGATACCTGCCGCAGTTCCAGTCCATCCGGTTCACGCGCTCCCACGCCAGCTATATCATGATCGATACAAAATTTGGTCTCGCGGAGGTGAAGTTCAGCCGCCGTCGCGTGACCGTCGCCGCACCACACCAGTTGATCGTGATCACGGTGCTGTTTGGCTTTATGCTTGTGGTGATCGCCATGGCCTATATGCGCAACCAACTGCGCCCCATCAAACGGCTCGCGGATGCGGCCGAGGCCTTTGGGCGCGGGCGGGTGATCCCCTATCACCCGCGTGGGGCAACCGAGGTACGCGCGGCGGGGGCGGCTTTCAATGACATGCGCGCGCGCATTGATCGGCAGATCGAACAGCGCACCTTGATGTTGTCAGGGGTCAGCCACGACCTGCGCACGCCTTTGACGCGCTTGAAACTGAGCCTCTCGATGCTGGACGACGAGGAGGCCGAGCCGATGTTGCAGGACGTGAAGGAGATGGAAGCTATGGTCGATGCCTTTCTCGACTTCTCGCGCGGTGTGACTACAAGCGCGATGGAGGAAACCGACCCCTGCAAGCTCGTGGAGGAAGCGGTCGAGAACTGGACCCGACAGGGCAAGACCGTGCATCTGGTAGAGACGGTCGGCAATCGCCGGGTGCCGCTGCGGGCCGCTGCGGTGCGTCGTGCCCTTGACAATCTGATTTCAAACGCGGTGCGCTATGGCACGCGCGCCCGAGTGTCGGTTGCAGTGATGCAGAAATCGCTGCGCATTCGGGTGGAGGATGACGGCCCTGGTATCCCCGAAGCATTGCGCGGGGATGCGATGCGCCCCTTCACGCGGCTTGATCCGGCGCGGAATCAGGATCTGGGCACCGGTGTCGGGCTGGGGTTGGCCATTGTGGCTGATATTGCCCGCGCCCATGGTGGAACACTGCGCCTTGGCACCAGCGAAGAGCTGGGCGGGCTTCAGGCCGATATTGTGATCGCGCTCTGA
- a CDS encoding DegT/DnrJ/EryC1/StrS family aminotransferase yields the protein MTTSKTVKPVLLAEETISQDDLKITTEWMLAGNRLTKAEVTSQFEASFAEWMGCNYAVFVNSGSSANLLMIYAAKEAGRLRNNKVIAPGVSWVTTVSPLMQLGFDVRLCDCDPLNLGLDLNHLEELCRTEAPSMLLLVHVLGHANHLREIKEICARYDVILLEDSCEALGSTFEGQKLGCHGLAGSFSFYYGHHISTIEGGMVVTDDQELHQVMLSLRSHGWSRDLAPGRQADLQRTHNVDEFRNLYTFYYAGFNLRSTDLQAYIGLQQLKKLDEICRIRAENFETYAQGLPGFFKQQSETELLSSFAYGTLVENRMEVARALKAESIECRPLICGNIARHPFWVRVYGDQVLPNADLIHDFGIYLPNHHNLNAADIDRVAECFNSVACPMDSNLRQSA from the coding sequence GTGACCACCTCCAAAACAGTTAAACCGGTTCTTCTGGCGGAAGAGACGATCTCTCAGGACGACCTCAAGATCACGACAGAATGGATGCTGGCTGGCAATCGCCTGACAAAGGCCGAAGTCACCAGCCAGTTCGAGGCCAGCTTTGCCGAGTGGATGGGTTGCAATTACGCGGTTTTTGTAAACTCGGGGTCCTCGGCGAACCTGCTGATGATCTATGCAGCCAAAGAGGCCGGTCGCCTGCGCAACAACAAGGTGATCGCACCCGGCGTTAGCTGGGTGACGACCGTCTCGCCCCTGATGCAACTGGGATTTGATGTGCGTCTGTGTGACTGCGACCCCCTGAACCTCGGGCTTGATCTCAACCACCTGGAGGAGCTCTGCCGAACAGAGGCGCCCTCGATGCTGCTGCTGGTGCATGTGCTTGGGCACGCCAACCACCTGCGCGAGATCAAGGAGATCTGCGCGCGCTATGATGTGATCCTTCTGGAGGACAGCTGCGAGGCGCTTGGGTCGACCTTTGAGGGGCAGAAACTCGGCTGTCACGGTCTTGCGGGGAGTTTCTCGTTTTATTACGGGCATCACATCTCCACCATCGAAGGTGGCATGGTGGTAACCGACGATCAGGAACTGCATCAGGTCATGCTGTCGCTGCGCTCGCACGGGTGGAGCCGGGATCTTGCGCCGGGGCGCCAGGCGGACCTACAGCGCACGCATAATGTGGATGAGTTCCGCAATCTCTACACGTTCTATTATGCGGGCTTCAATCTGCGCTCGACCGACCTGCAGGCCTACATCGGGTTGCAGCAGCTCAAAAAGCTCGATGAAATCTGCCGCATTCGGGCGGAGAATTTCGAGACCTACGCGCAAGGCCTGCCTGGGTTTTTCAAGCAGCAGAGCGAGACAGAACTGCTGTCGTCGTTTGCCTATGGAACGCTGGTGGAAAACCGAATGGAGGTCGCGCGTGCGCTCAAGGCCGAGTCGATTGAATGTCGCCCTCTGATCTGTGGCAATATCGCCCGCCACCCGTTCTGGGTACGGGTCTATGGTGATCAGGTTCTGCCAAATGCCGACCTGATTCATGATTTTGGCATCTACCTTCCCAATCACCACAACCTCAACGCAGCCGACATTGATCGCGTCGCTGAGTGTTTCAACTCTGTGGCCTGCCCAATGGACTCAAACCTGAGACAAAGCGCCTGA
- a CDS encoding MBL fold metallo-hydrolase, translating into MSRSQPTDGFNPKPGFAEMIAPGIRRILAPNPSPMTYRGTNTYLIGTRNLAVIDPGPGSEPHLEAILSSLNAGQSIDAILVTHSHLDHSPLAKRLQEETGAAIYAFGPAGAGRSAIMETLAQEDVTGGGEGIDHAFSCDHVLKDGETLSGPDWQIEALHTPGHLGNHLCFALGDILFSGDHVMGWASSLVSPPDGDLTDFMASCRKLQDRQWSRFLPGHGAPIDAPHARLDWLIAHRLERERAILAELRIAPRTVSELAATIYKETPAALLKAAERNVFAHLVDLTQRNIAQPEGALSLSTRFSCTD; encoded by the coding sequence ATGAGCAGATCGCAACCCACCGATGGGTTCAACCCCAAACCCGGCTTCGCAGAGATGATCGCTCCCGGCATCCGCCGAATTCTGGCGCCCAACCCCTCGCCGATGACCTATCGCGGGACCAACACCTATCTGATCGGTACGCGCAATCTGGCGGTGATTGACCCCGGGCCAGGCTCAGAGCCCCATCTTGAGGCAATCCTGTCGAGCCTGAACGCTGGTCAATCCATCGACGCCATTCTGGTGACCCACAGCCACCTTGATCATTCTCCGCTTGCAAAGCGTCTCCAAGAGGAAACCGGCGCAGCGATCTATGCTTTTGGACCCGCGGGCGCCGGGCGCAGTGCGATCATGGAAACGCTCGCCCAGGAGGACGTCACGGGTGGTGGCGAAGGGATCGATCATGCCTTCAGCTGCGATCATGTCCTCAAGGATGGCGAGACGCTGTCCGGTCCGGATTGGCAGATCGAGGCCCTGCATACCCCGGGGCACCTTGGCAATCATCTGTGCTTTGCGCTCGGCGATATCTTGTTCTCGGGCGATCATGTGATGGGGTGGGCAAGCTCTCTGGTTTCGCCCCCGGATGGGGACCTTACGGATTTCATGGCCTCCTGTCGCAAGCTGCAAGATCGTCAGTGGTCCCGTTTCCTGCCCGGCCACGGCGCCCCGATCGACGCCCCGCATGCGCGTCTCGACTGGCTGATTGCGCACCGGTTGGAGCGAGAGCGCGCGATTCTCGCGGAACTTCGGATCGCACCCAGAACCGTCTCGGAACTGGCGGCCACGATCTACAAGGAGACGCCCGCCGCGCTTCTTAAGGCCGCAGAGCGCAACGTATTTGCCCATCTCGTGGATCTGACACAACGCAATATCGCGCAGCCCGAAGGTGCTCTGAGCCTTTCAACGCGTTTCTCCTGTACCGATTGA